One segment of Candidatus Omnitrophota bacterium DNA contains the following:
- a CDS encoding ferrous iron transport protein A: MLNLVELKDGQAAKVVSIDGGKNSQEKLKNLGLREGVIVKKIRGMFTHGPIIVKAGQTEIALGRGLAVKVIVGEL; encoded by the coding sequence ATGTTAAATTTAGTTGAACTAAAAGACGGCCAAGCGGCAAAGGTAGTGAGTATAGATGGAGGCAAGAATTCTCAGGAGAAACTTAAAAACTTAGGCCTTAGGGAAGGGGTAATAGTTAAAAAAATTAGAGGTATGTTTACCCATGGTCCAATAATTGTAAAAGCCGGTCAAACCGAGATTGCTCTCGGTCGTGGCCTGGCGGTGAAAGTTATCGTAGGTGAGTTATGA
- a CDS encoding transcriptional repressor: MDLLLKHNIRSTQARAEIAKLIFSLRKRHFSAEDVLRNLRRKNSKASRASTFRTLKLFYEKGILEAIDLGKGFKIYEVSGNDKHHDHLYCLRCGKIIEFEDKNIEKLQDQACRKKSFKAFKHTLRIVGICKECK, encoded by the coding sequence ATGGATTTATTGTTAAAGCATAATATTCGAAGTACCCAAGCCAGAGCTGAAATCGCTAAGTTGATTTTTTCTTTGAGAAAGAGACATTTTTCCGCCGAAGATGTTTTAAGAAATCTTCGGCGGAAAAATAGTAAGGCTTCTCGAGCTAGCACCTTCCGGACCCTTAAGCTTTTTTACGAAAAAGGAATCTTAGAGGCAATTGATTTAGGTAAAGGCTTTAAGATCTATGAAGTTTCCGGTAACGATAAGCATCATGATCACCTTTATTGCTTACGCTGCGGGAAGATAATCGAATTTGAGGATAAAAATATAGAAAAATTACAAGATCAAGCTTGTCGCAAAAAAAGCTTCAAAGCTTTTAAGCATACTTTAAGGATTGTTGGTATTTGTAAGGAGTGTAAATAA
- a CDS encoding cation:proton antiporter translates to MLFLLGLALFGGTIGGRLFQKLKIPQVVGYIAIGLAIGESGLGMVDQSVVSALQPFNYFALGLIGFMVGGELKKEVFSKYGRQMMTILFCEGIGPFLLVSLLIGFAGLFLFGDWRMSFAMALLFGAIASATDPATTTEVLREYKTRGPLTRSILAIVALDDGLALLLFVIASSIAGALIGKVNTTFWTAFLWPLYEVGGAIMVGCLSGLGLISILKKYSEEARLLAFSVGIVLLVAGLSLAIHVDMLLAVMTLGVIATNYSPRKSKDVFKLVGAFTPPIYVLFFVLVGAKLNLGQMVPSTVLLVGIYVVGTMLGKTFGARFGARISGAPKTVQRYLPLGLFSQAGVAIGLSILAAQYFPGDIGNTIVIVITGTTFILQLVGPALTKLAMIKAKEVGLNISEEDLMDKTLAAEVMDKNPPLIYKNTPLAEILNIFSASDNSHYPVVDKNKKLLGIISIDNIRNIFMATGLNDLLLAVDFMEPPVDSVRPESLLLSVKELIDRYNLEYVPVTNNAGVMEGFIERRSLKKFISTKVIELQRQVDSLENAS, encoded by the coding sequence ATGTTATTTCTTTTAGGTCTAGCTCTTTTTGGCGGAACTATCGGAGGTCGGCTATTCCAAAAACTGAAAATACCCCAAGTGGTAGGTTATATAGCTATTGGTTTAGCTATTGGAGAATCAGGCTTAGGAATGGTTGACCAAAGTGTAGTTTCGGCTTTACAGCCGTTTAACTATTTTGCCTTAGGTTTAATTGGTTTCATGGTTGGCGGTGAGTTAAAAAAAGAAGTATTTTCTAAATATGGCCGACAGATGATGACTATTCTTTTTTGTGAAGGCATTGGCCCTTTTCTTCTGGTTAGCTTATTGATTGGTTTTGCTGGTTTGTTTTTATTTGGAGATTGGAGAATGTCTTTTGCTATGGCTTTGCTTTTTGGTGCTATTGCTTCAGCTACTGACCCGGCTACAACCACCGAAGTATTGCGTGAGTACAAAACTCGCGGACCTCTGACTCGTTCTATTTTGGCCATAGTCGCCTTAGATGATGGTCTGGCCCTGTTACTTTTTGTTATTGCTTCAAGCATTGCCGGAGCCCTAATCGGCAAAGTAAATACTACTTTTTGGACCGCTTTTCTTTGGCCTTTGTATGAGGTAGGCGGGGCTATTATGGTGGGTTGCCTTTCCGGATTAGGGTTAATTAGTATTCTTAAGAAGTATTCCGAAGAAGCTAGGCTGCTGGCTTTTTCTGTCGGCATAGTGTTGTTAGTTGCTGGTTTATCTCTGGCTATACATGTGGATATGCTGTTAGCGGTAATGACTTTGGGAGTGATTGCCACTAACTACAGCCCGCGCAAAAGTAAAGACGTTTTTAAACTGGTTGGAGCCTTTACTCCACCGATATATGTACTTTTTTTTGTTCTGGTGGGTGCAAAATTAAATCTTGGCCAGATGGTTCCTTCGACGGTTCTGCTGGTAGGAATATATGTAGTTGGCACTATGCTCGGAAAAACATTTGGCGCTCGTTTTGGTGCCCGTATTTCCGGAGCACCGAAAACAGTTCAGCGTTATCTACCTTTAGGTTTATTTAGCCAGGCTGGGGTAGCTATTGGTTTATCTATTTTGGCCGCTCAATACTTCCCTGGCGATATTGGTAATACCATAGTCATAGTTATTACCGGCACTACTTTTATTTTGCAATTGGTCGGTCCGGCCCTAACTAAATTAGCAATGATTAAAGCCAAAGAAGTTGGCTTGAATATTAGTGAAGAGGATTTGATGGACAAGACTTTGGCCGCAGAAGTAATGGATAAGAATCCGCCATTAATATATAAAAATACACCTTTAGCTGAAATTTTGAATATTTTTAGCGCAAGCGACAATTCACATTATCCGGTTGTCGATAAGAATAAAAAACTTCTTGGTATCATTAGCATTGATAATATAAGAAACATATTTATGGCTACTGGTTTAAATGATTTACTTTTAGCCGTAGATTTTATGGAACCCCCGGTGGACTCAGTTCGGCCGGAGTCATTATTACTCTCGGTTAAGGAGTTAATTGATAGGTATAATCTTGAATACGTGCCGGTTACGAATAACGCAGGGGTCATGGAAGGTTTTATCGAAAGGCGATCCTTGAAAAAATTCATTTCAACTAAAGTAATTGAACTCCAGCGACAAGTTGATTCTTTAGAAAACGCTAGTTAA
- the bioA gene encoding adenosylmethionine--8-amino-7-oxononanoate transaminase, whose product MNHWIKKDSKYIWHPYTQMKDCRKYPPILIARAKGVKLYDVKGKSYYDTISSWWCNIHGHNHPKINSAITKQLKFLDHTLFAGFTHRSAIELAEKLVSITSSNLTKVFYSDNGSTAVEVALKISFQYWQNLGKINKTKFISLDHGYHGDTIGAMSVGGVDLFNQMFKPLFFKSFKVPSPYCYRCPLNKERSTCNMECANTLEQLLKKKSREVAAIILEPLVMAAGGMIIYPEQYLKKVSRLAKKYKVHLILDEVATGFGRTGKMFACEHTKTKPDFICLSKGITSGYLPLAITLTTEKIFKAFCADYEKKKTFYHGHTYTANPIACSAALASLALFKQERTLERVNQLLPEFHKGLENFRELKLVGDLRYKGMIGALELVKNKKTKKQFSFKERIGLKIYREGLRQGVILRPLGNIVYFYLPLSIKISDLRNILKKTYRIIKCL is encoded by the coding sequence ATGAATCATTGGATAAAAAAAGATTCAAAATATATTTGGCATCCTTATACTCAGATGAAGGATTGCCGTAAATACCCACCGATTTTAATTGCTCGGGCAAAAGGAGTAAAGCTCTACGATGTAAAGGGTAAGTCTTATTACGATACTATTTCCAGCTGGTGGTGCAATATTCACGGTCATAACCATCCTAAAATAAATTCAGCGATAACTAAGCAGCTAAAGTTTTTGGATCACACTTTGTTTGCTGGATTTACCCATCGGTCGGCCATTGAGTTAGCTGAAAAGTTAGTTTCAATTACTTCGAGTAATCTTACTAAGGTTTTTTACTCTGATAATGGTTCAACCGCAGTAGAAGTAGCACTTAAGATATCTTTTCAGTATTGGCAGAATCTAGGCAAGATAAATAAGACAAAGTTTATTTCACTCGATCATGGTTATCATGGCGATACTATCGGTGCAATGAGTGTGGGTGGGGTAGATTTATTTAATCAGATGTTTAAACCTTTATTTTTTAAGAGTTTTAAGGTTCCCTCGCCTTATTGCTACCGTTGCCCTTTAAATAAAGAAAGATCAACTTGTAATATGGAATGTGCTAATACTCTTGAGCAGTTGTTAAAGAAAAAAAGCCGGGAAGTGGCTGCGATAATTTTAGAGCCGTTAGTTATGGCTGCCGGGGGAATGATTATTTATCCTGAACAGTATTTGAAAAAAGTATCCCGGCTTGCTAAAAAATATAAGGTTCATTTGATTTTAGATGAAGTTGCAACTGGTTTTGGCCGAACCGGAAAGATGTTTGCTTGTGAACATACAAAGACAAAGCCAGACTTTATTTGTCTTTCCAAAGGAATAACCTCTGGCTATCTGCCTTTAGCGATAACCTTAACTACTGAAAAAATATTTAAAGCTTTTTGTGCTGACTATGAAAAGAAGAAAACTTTTTATCATGGCCATACCTATACTGCTAATCCAATCGCTTGTTCAGCTGCCTTAGCTAGTTTAGCTTTGTTTAAACAAGAGCGGACATTAGAGAGAGTTAACCAGTTGTTGCCAGAATTTCATAAAGGGCTAGAAAATTTTCGAGAACTAAAATTGGTTGGAGACCTGCGTTATAAAGGAATGATTGGGGCTTTAGAGTTAGTTAAGAACAAGAAAACCAAAAAACAGTTTAGCTTTAAGGAGAGAATTGGTCTTAAAATTTATCGGGAAGGCTTGAGGCAGGGGGTTATCCTGCGCCCTTTAGGTAATATCGTATATTTTTATTTACCTTTATCAATAAAGATTAGCGATTTACGGAACATTTTAAAAAAGACTTACCGAATAATTAAATGTCTTTAA
- the bioD gene encoding dethiobiotin synthase, translating to MNGIFVTGTDTGVGKTIVTSLLARFLKEKSYRVATQKWIETGCRNLNKPCPLTRTYRFKFPASPHLAARSEKRSIQEVKIKRSFKLLAKNFDFVIVEGIGGALVPFSKKRLVIDIAKDLNLPTIVVVANKLGAINHTLLTIEAIRKRKMKIIGLVFNNLKPKENKIVVKDNPQIVKAISQEKILGILPYSRSKNFLYKKFIPIGKKLI from the coding sequence ATGAACGGTATTTTTGTAACTGGAACCGATACCGGAGTAGGCAAAACTATTGTAACTAGTTTGTTGGCAAGATTCTTAAAGGAAAAAAGTTATCGAGTTGCAACCCAGAAGTGGATCGAAACCGGATGCCGGAATCTAAATAAGCCCTGCCCTTTAACTAGAACCTATCGCTTTAAGTTTCCAGCTTCGCCACATTTAGCCGCTAGGAGCGAGAAGAGGAGCATTCAAGAAGTTAAGATCAAAAGAAGTTTTAAGCTTTTAGCTAAAAATTTTGATTTTGTAATAGTTGAAGGAATCGGTGGAGCTTTAGTGCCTTTTAGCAAAAAAAGATTGGTAATTGACATCGCCAAAGATCTAAATCTCCCTACAATAGTCGTTGTAGCTAATAAATTAGGGGCTATCAACCATACTCTTTTGACCATTGAGGCAATAAGGAAAAGAAAGATGAAAATAATCGGCCTGGTTTTTAATAATTTAAAGCCAAAAGAAAACAAGATTGTAGTAAAAGATAATCCTCAGATAGTAAAAGCAATTAGCCAAGAAAAGATCTTAGGTATTTTGCCTTACTCTAGAAGTAAGAATTTTTTGTATAAAAAATTTATTCCTATCGGAAAAAAGTTGATATGA
- the bioC gene encoding malonyl-ACP O-methyltransferase BioC yields MINKEIVRRNFSRYAKVYDCYSTVQGLSGLKLIKIAEAKKFNKILDIGCGTGNYTSLLKECFPKAQIKAIDISKEMVGVSKTKLRSKDIEFITADAETTDFNEEFDLISSNATFQWFDNLARVLKKYTKFLKDEGLILFSTFGPNTFCELQSSLKEFSQNSSPLPAANFPDKEKIDSFLEASLRKVKIEEETYKESHGSLKELLEKIKYTGVRGSSRQGFWTKSKIAAIEKIYLAKFNKINVTYQVYFCRGVK; encoded by the coding sequence ATGATTAATAAGGAAATTGTAAGACGTAATTTTTCAAGGTATGCCAAGGTTTATGATTGTTATTCGACAGTCCAGGGCCTCTCTGGTTTAAAATTGATTAAAATAGCGGAGGCTAAAAAGTTTAATAAAATATTAGATATTGGTTGTGGAACTGGAAATTATACCAGCTTACTTAAGGAGTGTTTTCCCAAGGCGCAGATAAAAGCGATTGATATATCTAAAGAGATGGTTGGGGTTTCTAAAACTAAGTTGAGGAGTAAAGATATTGAATTCATTACTGCTGATGCTGAAACAACTGATTTTAACGAGGAATTTGATTTAATAAGTTCGAACGCAACTTTTCAGTGGTTTGATAATTTAGCCAGGGTTTTGAAAAAATATACTAAATTTTTAAAAGACGAGGGCCTGATTTTATTTTCTACTTTCGGTCCGAACACTTTTTGCGAACTTCAAAGTTCGTTGAAAGAGTTTTCTCAGAATAGTTCGCCATTACCTGCGGCTAATTTTCCGGACAAAGAGAAAATAGATAGTTTCCTTGAGGCTAGTTTAAGGAAAGTTAAGATAGAGGAAGAAACCTACAAAGAAAGTCATGGTTCGTTGAAGGAGCTATTAGAAAAAATAAAATATACCGGCGTCAGAGGCAGCTCTCGGCAGGGTTTTTGGACTAAGAGCAAAATTGCGGCAATTGAGAAAATATATTTAGCTAAATTTAACAAGATTAACGTGACTTATCAAGTTTATTTTTGTCGGGGGGTAAAATGA
- a CDS encoding alpha/beta hydrolase, with protein MMSFQSTDSFKYIDRGSRELMVLVPGWASDYRIFDSLDLNFNYLIPFFCSPFDFERKLLKVIRDNKISRLSFFGWSLGGLLAANFSAKFPQIVDKLILVGIRNKYPAIQLAEIRNFLKRSKKGYLSRFYSQCFSNQKTSLKFRKGLMKDYLKDLDLSFLLEGLNYLEQTEIDVSGLRVLNQVVIIQGENDKIVPLAEVKDIKDNLPQAEFILVKGAGHAVFLEKDVAGYL; from the coding sequence ATGATGTCATTTCAATCAACAGACAGTTTTAAGTATATCGATCGAGGGAGTCGAGAATTGATGGTTTTAGTTCCTGGTTGGGCCAGCGACTATAGGATTTTTGATTCTTTAGATCTAAACTTTAATTATTTAATTCCTTTTTTTTGCTCTCCTTTTGATTTTGAACGGAAACTGCTTAAAGTAATTCGAGACAATAAGATAAGTCGCCTTTCTTTTTTTGGTTGGTCTCTGGGAGGACTTTTAGCCGCAAATTTTAGTGCCAAGTTTCCTCAAATTGTAGATAAGCTTATTTTAGTAGGTATAAGAAATAAATATCCGGCAATTCAATTAGCAGAAATAAGAAATTTTCTTAAGCGAAGTAAAAAGGGGTATCTTTCTAGGTTCTACAGCCAGTGTTTTTCTAATCAAAAAACAAGTCTTAAGTTTAGAAAGGGTCTGATGAAAGATTATCTTAAGGATTTAGATTTATCTTTTTTGCTTGAAGGGTTAAATTACTTAGAGCAAACTGAAATAGATGTCTCGGGCTTAAGAGTTTTGAACCAGGTAGTAATTATCCAAGGCGAGAATGATAAAATCGTTCCTTTGGCCGAAGTTAAGGATATTAAAGATAACTTGCCTCAGGCGGAATTTATCTTAGTGAAAGGAGCCGGGCATGCAGTTTTTTTGGAAAAGGATGTAGCTGGATATTTATGA
- the bioF gene encoding 8-amino-7-oxononanoate synthase, which translates to MEKIEDFFKIQKDNNLLRTLSPASLRLKGTIWIDSREYVDFSSNDYLGLSSHPKLKVASKKALDQFGTGSSASRLLSGDLEIFHQLEERLAVFKGKPAALVFNSGYQANLGIVSALWGRGDVIFSDRLSHASIIDGISLSGAKLFRFQHNDLDHLKMLLKKERNKFKAAAIITETVFSMDGDKANISEIVILKDKYNCKLMVDEAHATGIFGQNGSGLVEEYNLADRVDLIMGTFSKALGSFGAYLACSEKVKQYLINKCRSFIYSTALPASVIASNLASLDLVATEPFRRKTLLDNADYFYNQLKKQGLELRGASQIIPWIVGDSQRSVKISQELKSRGYWVLPIRPPTVPKNEARLRFSLTSEHKKQILDKLINDVISINRQF; encoded by the coding sequence ATGGAGAAAATAGAAGATTTTTTTAAAATACAAAAAGATAATAATCTCCTGAGGACTTTAAGTCCGGCCAGTCTTAGATTGAAAGGGACTATTTGGATTGACTCTCGGGAGTATGTTGATTTTTCGTCGAACGACTACCTAGGTTTGTCCAGCCACCCTAAGCTAAAGGTGGCCTCAAAAAAGGCCCTGGATCAATTCGGTACCGGTTCCTCAGCCTCACGTCTTTTAAGCGGCGACTTAGAAATTTTCCATCAATTAGAGGAGAGACTAGCAGTATTTAAGGGTAAGCCAGCGGCTTTAGTTTTCAACTCTGGTTATCAGGCTAATTTAGGTATAGTCAGTGCTCTTTGGGGAAGAGGCGATGTTATTTTTTCTGATCGTCTAAGTCATGCCAGTATAATTGATGGGATAAGTCTTTCCGGTGCCAAATTATTTCGGTTTCAGCACAATGACTTAGATCATCTTAAGATGCTTTTAAAAAAAGAAAGAAATAAATTCAAGGCGGCGGCGATAATTACTGAGACTGTTTTTAGTATGGATGGTGACAAGGCTAACATTTCGGAAATTGTTATATTAAAAGATAAGTACAACTGTAAGTTAATGGTTGATGAAGCTCATGCTACCGGAATATTTGGCCAAAATGGCTCAGGTCTAGTTGAAGAATATAATTTAGCTGATAGAGTCGATTTAATAATGGGAACTTTTTCTAAGGCCTTGGGAAGTTTTGGGGCTTATCTTGCTTGCTCAGAAAAAGTAAAGCAATACTTAATAAATAAGTGTCGCAGTTTTATTTATTCTACAGCCTTGCCGGCTTCGGTCATAGCTTCCAACCTAGCTAGTTTAGATTTGGTAGCGACTGAGCCATTCAGGAGGAAAACCCTTCTTGATAATGCTGACTATTTTTATAATCAGCTAAAGAAACAGGGGCTTGAATTGAGAGGTGCTTCTCAGATAATACCTTGGATTGTCGGCGACAGTCAAAGATCGGTTAAAATAAGTCAGGAGCTTAAGTCTAGGGGCTATTGGGTTCTTCCGATAAGGCCACCTACTGTGCCTAAGAATGAGGCTCGCTTGCGGTTTTCGTTGACCAGCGAGCATAAAAAACAGATATTAGATAAGTTAATCAATGATGTCATTTCAATCAACAGACAGTTTTAA
- the bioB gene encoding biotin synthase BioB, whose protein sequence is MQSPLSELLIQANKIRQKFLGQELELCSILNAKSGSCGEDCKFCAQSHKHRIDISTYPLKTKQEIIAAAKAAKAIGAKKFGIVTSGNRLTAEELAVIISSIVEIKDNFDITVCGSLGALPKSDLEKLKQSGLVRYHHNIETSENFYPRIVSTHSFKERVDTIKAAKEVGLEVCSGGIVGMGESWQDRFDMAYILKELNADSVPINFLVPIKGTPLESIKPITYEDAIRTICIFRIILKDKIIKIAAGRETILKDHQSQGFMAGANGMLIGGYLTVKGQKPKEDYKLIKQIEDLWRK, encoded by the coding sequence TTGCAATCACCGCTTTCCGAATTACTTATTCAAGCCAATAAAATCAGGCAAAAGTTTTTGGGTCAAGAGCTAGAGCTTTGTTCGATTTTAAACGCTAAATCCGGATCTTGTGGCGAAGACTGTAAGTTTTGCGCCCAATCTCATAAGCATCGAATTGATATTTCTACTTATCCACTTAAAACTAAACAAGAAATCATAGCCGCAGCTAAAGCGGCTAAGGCTATTGGAGCTAAAAAGTTTGGAATTGTTACCAGCGGTAATCGCTTAACAGCCGAAGAGCTAGCGGTGATAATTTCAAGTATCGTTGAGATAAAAGATAATTTTGATATTACTGTTTGTGGATCTTTAGGGGCATTGCCTAAGTCTGATTTAGAAAAATTAAAACAGTCTGGATTAGTTCGCTATCATCATAATATAGAAACTTCAGAAAATTTTTATCCTCGAATTGTTTCTACTCACAGCTTTAAGGAAAGAGTTGATACTATAAAAGCAGCAAAAGAGGTTGGCTTAGAAGTTTGTAGCGGCGGAATAGTTGGCATGGGTGAGAGCTGGCAGGATAGATTTGATATGGCTTATATTTTAAAAGAGCTTAATGCTGATTCAGTGCCAATAAATTTTTTGGTTCCGATTAAAGGAACACCCCTAGAGTCAATTAAGCCAATAACTTATGAGGATGCGATAAGGACAATATGTATTTTTAGAATAATTTTAAAAGATAAGATTATCAAGATAGCGGCTGGTCGGGAAACAATATTAAAGGATCATCAGAGTCAAGGTTTTATGGCTGGAGCCAATGGTATGTTGATTGGTGGCTATCTCACGGTTAAGGGTCAGAAGCCAAAAGAAGATTATAAGTTGATTAAGCAAATAGAGGATTTATGGAGAAAATAG
- a CDS encoding biotin--[acetyl-CoA-carboxylase] ligase gives MKTSNKNLDYAILEALRGGSGYSSGEELAKKLKISRQALWKHILNLTEKGYEITAVPHRGYSLVSVPDKFYPEEIKHNLKTKLIARQIHYYDSLGSTQDFGRELGLDGAPEGTVVFAETQKKGKGRLMRKWISPSGGIYFSLLLRPSFFLLGDVSQISLVIALAVIKAIKKATGINCQVKWPNDIILAGKKLGGVLCEINAETDRVNFIVVGVGVNINSKDLPPEATSLLLNTRKKFKRVEIARAILGEIETCYREAKKDSFSSLLKEWSKFCVLWGKRIRVKIFDRMIEGEAQGIDEKGYLLLRSNNGLITKVSAGDIIKVIVN, from the coding sequence ATGAAAACTAGCAACAAAAATCTAGACTATGCAATATTAGAAGCTTTAAGGGGTGGATCCGGCTACTCTTCTGGGGAAGAACTAGCCAAAAAGTTAAAGATTAGTCGTCAGGCTCTCTGGAAACACATCTTAAATCTTACTGAAAAAGGTTATGAAATTACAGCTGTACCTCATCGAGGTTATAGTTTAGTTTCAGTGCCGGATAAATTCTATCCTGAAGAGATAAAGCATAATCTAAAGACAAAGCTCATAGCCAGACAAATTCATTACTATGATAGCTTAGGTTCTACTCAAGATTTTGGTCGAGAGCTCGGTTTAGATGGAGCACCGGAGGGAACAGTTGTATTTGCTGAAACTCAAAAAAAAGGAAAAGGCCGCCTGATGCGTAAATGGATCTCTCCATCAGGGGGAATTTACTTTTCTTTGTTGTTGAGGCCGAGTTTTTTTCTTTTGGGCGATGTTTCACAAATTAGTTTGGTTATTGCCTTAGCTGTAATCAAGGCCATTAAGAAAGCCACCGGCATTAATTGTCAAGTTAAATGGCCCAATGATATTATTCTTGCGGGTAAAAAGTTAGGTGGAGTACTTTGTGAGATTAACGCTGAGACCGATAGAGTGAATTTTATAGTAGTTGGAGTAGGAGTAAATATTAACTCAAAAGATTTACCGCCGGAAGCAACCTCATTACTTCTTAATACTAGAAAGAAGTTTAAGCGGGTCGAAATTGCTAGAGCCATACTTGGAGAAATTGAAACTTGCTACAGAGAGGCCAAAAAAGACAGTTTTTCTAGTTTGCTTAAAGAATGGAGTAAATTTTGTGTTCTTTGGGGCAAACGCATAAGGGTTAAGATTTTTGACCGGATGATTGAAGGAGAAGCCCAAGGAATTGATGAAAAGGGCTATTTACTTTTGCGTAGCAATAATGGGCTTATCACTAAGGTTTCAGCCGGGGATATTATAAAAGTAATTGTAAACTAA
- a CDS encoding cupin domain-containing protein: MDNKSVSVEKALLGKVTRLSELIEYQEGSVVSRTLIKGETGTVTVFAFDKDQGLSEHTAPFDALVGVIDGEVEVMISNEPHILNKGQIIIMPANKPHALRALTKFKMILTMIRS; this comes from the coding sequence ATGGATAATAAATCAGTTTCAGTTGAGAAGGCTTTACTGGGAAAAGTAACCCGCTTAAGCGAGTTAATTGAATACCAAGAAGGTTCAGTGGTCAGTCGTACTTTAATTAAAGGTGAGACCGGAACAGTTACTGTGTTTGCCTTTGATAAAGACCAAGGTTTAAGTGAGCATACTGCTCCTTTCGATGCTTTGGTTGGTGTTATTGATGGTGAAGTTGAAGTTATGATTTCTAATGAACCGCACATTTTGAACAAAGGTCAAATTATTATTATGCCGGCCAATAAACCCCACGCTCTGCGCGCTTTAACCAAGTTTAAGATGATTTTAACTATGATTCGTTCATAG
- a CDS encoding iron-sulfur cluster assembly scaffold protein: MMTNPEWVYSEKLKAHFTNPKNVLEDEAAYQADGKGIVGNIKCGDQMVVVIKVDKETNKIIDCKWKTYGCASAIASTSILSEMAKGMTLDQASELSPKDIAKELGGLPEHKIHCSVLGDKALRAAISDYYQRQGLVDKIEKEKAKIICQCMNVTDIEIEQAVLEGTRSYYELQEKTKLGTVCGQCKDEATALLEQYLKKHFGN, encoded by the coding sequence TCCAGAATGGGTATATAGTGAGAAGTTAAAGGCACATTTTACTAATCCTAAAAATGTTTTAGAAGATGAAGCTGCTTATCAGGCAGACGGCAAAGGCATAGTCGGAAACATAAAGTGTGGCGATCAGATGGTTGTGGTCATTAAGGTTGACAAGGAAACTAATAAAATTATTGATTGTAAGTGGAAGACTTATGGCTGCGCTAGTGCTATTGCCTCAACTTCAATTTTGTCAGAGATGGCCAAGGGAATGACTTTAGATCAGGCCTCTGAACTTTCACCTAAGGATATTGCTAAGGAACTTGGCGGTTTACCGGAACATAAAATACACTGTTCGGTTTTAGGCGATAAGGCTTTGAGAGCTGCAATCAGTGACTACTATCAGCGCCAGGGATTGGTTGATAAAATCGAAAAAGAAAAAGCTAAGATTATCTGTCAATGTATGAATGTTACTGACATTGAGATCGAACAGGCTGTTTTAGAAGGTACCCGTAGCTACTATGAGTTGCAAGAGAAAACAAAACTTGGTACAGTCTGTGGTCAATGTAAAGATGAAGCCACGGCTCTTCTAGAACAATATTTAAAGAAGCATTTTGGGAATTAG